The region gagactaggcagcacattatacgtcaacactccccctcacgtgtggctccctcggGTCTAAACGTGGACCAAAaatgggctgcaatttaattgcgctagccgggtcttgaactcaagacctcttggctccgataccatgttgaattcatgctccagccaactcatccaaaagatATCATGGCAAAATTCGTAAAAGTTGCTTACACAAACATGACATATTAGGTAGCGACCTTACCATGACCCTACCATGTAGACCATGGCAAATTTGTTTAACATCCCATGGCAGTCTATTTCTTCAAATAGCATGGCAAATTTACTGTTTTTACAATCAAATAAGCACAGGAAGACAAATTCAGATTGCTGCCGAGAAGACATGGTGCTTAATGGAAAATTTATTTGAGTTGAGGAGAGCCTAATAATCTACAGCAGTCCACCCAGAGCTTATGGGGAACTTCCAGGAAGAGGTCCTGAGTGAGTTCACCGCTTTGTCCGCTTTCTTGCGGAGGTGAGGCGATATGGTACCAACTTATCTTAAATTTAAGATGCTACCTGCTCCTTCTTGCATTCTTAAATTATATTTTGTTTCCCAAAGTTTTCTCTGTAGTGAAGTAtgtatatatcttgaggaaagtgcAGGAGAGAGTGGTGATCTGCTGGTAAAACAAAggagaggatgctgctccagcagcAACAGAAATGGGCAAAAACGACAGCTCGATTCCTATTGATGATCAAAGGCATCAAATTCTCTGTTGGTAATGTACTCTCTCGAATCTGCCTGTTCAAACTTCAAACTAACCTTAACCTGTTAATCATGCAGATGCAGTGCTGTGATCAATGATCTTGCATGGCAGGTAAACATATTCCAGAGCTGGTTTACGATGCATGCATGGTTGCAGTTTGAAACAATCAAAAGGCAAAACACAAACACAAACACAAAATACTACTAGTCTGGACCCTGCTTCAATATGCTCAGGCTCTATATATGCATGGGATGTTACACAAGCACCAACATCAACATCAAGACAACAATATCAGCAAGTATATGCTGTATTAGCGAGGTAAATACTACCTTAGCTGTCTCTGCTGCACAATGCAATGAATTCCCTTCAAAATAATCTATCCATCCTAGTAAACAATGTGAAGCTTGTTGTTAGCTTGGCTGCAGTTTTGAATAGATAATAATAACCACTGTTAATTGAGAAACCTCACAAtgcaataattaattaattaaaatcaTATATAGCATGCAATCAAATCCAATTCTGCCAACTAATTAAAATGCTTCCTTAGAAAACTTGAAAACAATCTAAAAGGGCCACCTAATTTTTTGCTGTGCGGCAATTTGAAACACGAAAAAAAGAACAAAGGTGCAAACCAAACTGTTTCCTTAATTCTCAATCCGTTTCACCGCATCTGTACTTCTGTAATCTGTAGCCAACCTACCAAATCAATCATCATATCTTTTTATCATTGGAAGGAAGGAATGAACCATGCCGGCGGTGGCCAGTTCCGGTGCTGCCCGAGGCCCTGGACCTTCTCCGCCCTGCCATCCTTGAGGTTGAACACCCCGACGCCACTCTGATCATATGCGTCATTGCACGGCCCCACATCATTCTCGGTGTAGTAGACGCAGCCGGCCCTGATCTCTGGGTGCTCCCTCGTCGACACGCACATCGAACTGTTCACCCCGACGAACAGAGCAGCATCGCCGATGTCATCCGTTTCCTTCCACTGCTCGCCGTCGGCGTCGAGGATCTGCACCTTGAAGGAGCATGTCCTAAGACGACCGTAGTATTCGTCCGTGATCTCCTTGGAATCCTCGAGCACCACCATCAGCCTCCCGCCCGGCGCCGCGACGAGGTACTTGCGGCATGACCACGGATCGCCATCTGCATTGGGCAGCCTTGGCGCGACCACCGTGCTGGTGAACATGCCGGTGGCATCAGGGCTTTGCTCCCACACCTGCACGCCGCCCTTGTAGGTGATGGAGTAGAACTTGCCGTTTTAGTTTATGGCGTCCTCGACTCCGTCGCGCGAGGGCGCCAGCCTCCACTCGCCGCCCTCCGCCGTGGCGAAGGCCGGGACGCCGAGTTGCGGTGTGGTGATCAGCATGGCGGCGCAATCAGAGACAACGACCTTTCGATAGAAAAAGTGACGCATCAGGTCGGCACGAATCGTATACGTCCCAACTGGCCGGCGGTCGCCCCCGCCGGGGTACGGAGGACCCCTGAGGAACTCTTTTTGATCGACCATCGTGAAGCCACCCCACTTCTCGATGAGGCCGGGGATGGTGGTGATGGCCGGGAGCGCGCACCGCTCCCCGGTGACCGGGTTGACGAGGCGCAGCCGGGCCTCGTCGTCGGCGGTGACGAGCCAGCAGCGGGAGGAGGATCCCAGGACGACGTGGTCGGCCCACGGGGCGCGCGCGGTGGCAGCACCGCGGTCAGAGAGGGAGAAGAGCGTCGCGGTCTCCGGGGTGTCCCCTGGTAGGACGAGCCACGGCGCCTCCGGCTTGAACGTGGCGCGCGAGGTGTGGAAGACGGCGGCGAATGACAGGCGGTCGAGGAGGCTCAGCCGGCCGTGAATGTTGGCCAGCAtgtccggcggcagcggcggcggcggccattgcTGGTTGGTTTCGCCGCACTGCATTGCCCGCAGAATTCGGATCCGATCGTATCGGATCGCCTCTCCTCGTTATGAAGAAGTAAAACCCAAAAGCGCCGACCTGTTTTAACCGACTCCCTTGGAACTGAAACTGCAACCACGGCAATGTCTGAACCTCGCAAACCAACTTGTGCTGTAAATATGAGCTGTCCTGATAAACAGATTATGGGACTTTTTCACAACAATATACACTGTTAATTTCGTACTAACAAGTTGTCACAGCAAATTTGAAACAACCAGTACCAACTTAGCGGAATGCCAACTTTGTTACATGCAGCTCAAtacgaactaaaaccacgacaataaTTATGGCACTAAGGTAGTATTATACTAATTTAGAAGGCAAGAAGGAAGTTGCAAACCAAAACCCGTGGGTTCATTTAGTTGGGCCAATAGCTACTGTGCGATACATTTCACGTGAATTGGAAGGAGCGCGACGTGGTTGACGAAAATAGCTGTAGTGCAACGCTTCAGAAGCCCAAATAGCCAAGGCCCACTCGGGCGATTAAAATGGTCGTCAACGGGAGTGAGATTATGTTtaagacatgtgggtcccacttgaCAGAGCATCTAGTTACGGCCCCACTTGGCAGTGCATCAGGTGAGACGTGGCTCCGTGCCTGTCTGAATCAGGTGAGCAGTGACCCGTTGCTCCCACCTCTTCGTTCTCGGCGGTGAGCCGGCGACGGCGCCAGAGCTTTTTTTCTCGATGACAACAGCGGCGGAGCTGTCGTTCTCGGTGACGCGGCGGCTGTGGTGAGTAAATCATGAACCCTTGTCCTTCTCCCCTCCTTGTCGAGTTAGATCTCACCGCATCGCCTGTGTTTCCTCTATTTTTGGTCGATTTGATCTAGATTTGGGTGCAGGGGAGGGGGGCTGATCGCGATGGAGCCGCCAGAGACAACAAGGTCGATTAGGTATGTGCATCCTTTCCAACCTATGCGATTTGTGCGTCGTCCGCTTCCGCTAGCTCACACTGCCCGCCATTGACAAAAAGGGGCAGGACATTCGAATTCACTGTCGAATTATTTCCTTCTAAGGCGAAGTAGGTGATGGTAGCGTGCGAGACATAGAGAGAGATACAATTGTGAAAAGTGAGGTTGAATGTGCAGAGATTGATCCTCAGGAAATACAGAGAATGGAAGAAAGGGCCGTGAGAAATGTCGTGGAGAAAATTGGGGAGAGCATTTTTTGGGGTCCAGAGCAGGAGGTAGCATTGCTACGGTTTGATAATTGGAAGGGTGAGTATGTGAGAATTGAGAATGGTGAAGAGATGGTTGATGAAATCGATCGGCAAGACGGCTGGGCAAGCAAACAGACTACCTTTCATGCAGAGCTCGTTGATCTGAAATTAGATTCTAAGGTTGGATATGTGCCCTCAAAGTTGGCTTCACATATGGTAGATGATAATTGGGCTTCACAGAGTCAGATAACGCCCATGCTTACGGGTGAAGTGACAGTAATAGGGGGGTTGATAAAGATGTAGAAGAGGGTTGTGATGGTGCTGCAAGGGTTGTTTGTGTTGATTGGAATTCAGTACAATTAGAAGACACTACTAatttggtcattgcaccaatgGCTGACACTGGGATGGCCAAAAAATTTGGCATTCCAGTAGATCCAGTATATGATCAAGATGAGGAAGAGAGGGATGAATCTAGTTTGCCTAATGATGCTAATAGAGATGCTTGTGAAGATGTGGATGGACAGCTGATGAAAGATGCTGCAGATGATgtagatgatgcacatgatgatgagctTGTAAGTGTGTATGACAAAGAAAATCCTGTTATTGGTAGGAAAGTTgttcccaagcatgaaggagtttaggatgtgtttcaagacttatgcagtcaaacatgagtttgatgccaagactatgTGGACTGACATAAAGAAATTTTATGCAAGGTGCATAGGTTTTGATGGAAGTGTCaagccttgcaagtggtacatatctgctagaATTCAACCTGATGGAAGTACCATTAGGGTTAATCAAATTCCAAATCCacatacttgtattacaagttcacagTGAGTATTACTGTCATTCATTAATGTGTGCAATACGATTCTAGAGATGATGTGGTCGAGGGAAACGTCAAGTCGTTTGAAGAGAAGCTGGTGGAGAAGATCAGGGCCAAGGGATCTGGTAGTTACCACAACCCGAAGACGGACAAGTTCCGCTGCCCCTACTACAGCAGGCCCAAGCCCAGGTCTGGATCAATGGAGCATCTTATGGAACATTGTCGGGCTACAACGATCAACGGTGATGACTACAAGATCAGGGTGCAGCATGCTGCCCTCCTGGAGGTCCTGAGAAgccctaacactagtagaaaaacaccaattagtaccggttcgtaagggcctttagtcccggttcatgaaccgggactaatgggtcgttactaatacctccacccattagtcccgattcaaacacgaactgggaccaatgtgcctccacgtggccccgtGCGCCgatcccagtcagggggcctttggtcccggttggtggctccaatcggGACCAAAAGTCATCCACGCGTCTGCATTCCAGTGGCCGGGGTTTTTGTTGTTTTTGAAAGGAGGGNNNNNNNNNNNNNNNNNNNNNNNNNNNNNNNNNNNNNNNNNNNNNNNNNNNNNNNNNNNNNNNNNNNNNNNNNNNNNNNNNNNNNNNNNNNNNNNNNNNNNNNNNNNNNNNNNNNNNNNNNNNNNNNNNNNNNNNNNNNNNNNNNNNNNNNNNNNNNNNNNNNNNNNNNNNNNNNNNNNNNNNNNNNNNNNNNNNNNNNNNNNNNNNNNNNNNNNNNNNNNNNNNNNNNNNNNNNNgggggttaatttaggtgtttcatatattgtgttagctagctaattaatagagagaagtgtcctctcttatgtccgtgcttggtcgacgctacgtactatatatacgtaagtgatcgagagaaccattcagtacagaagttcgtcatgcgtacgagagaagtgatcgatcgacctctccttctccgagagattggtcaaacaacaagttttcgtatcatgtatccgacgctactggctacatacatttacaatatgtataagatctcttaattacaaatccctagcatttgaaatcaatttccacatggtattctccggctttactgatgacgtgttcaagaaagaatcccgccaattcctcttgaattgctttcatgcgatctggttctaggagttcatcccgcatctgccacgtctaatttgaagaagggggttaattaatacatatatatgaatgaaactcaacagaaatgatggtgtaataaaatgaaattgtgaatgttattgcttacgcacttcatattgtcttctagagtagccccgcttgtttttcaaagtcgcggtgtggatgaactcgcacacgtagtatccacagaaatcattcccttcctcctgccacaagcacttcacgagaaatagaggtcaatcaaactgataatgaagcattataaatagcattgatgaaagtatagctatagaatcaacgggagatgcgcgcaactagctagccagtagtacttactttcgagtATGTATATCGcaactccttcggcagtcccggagcttctgcggtgaactgtttccaaaccctgcaagacaaagaaaataattattattacttgagatatcaggaaatgaacaaaaagttgccgatatggtgcgataatgatcgattgaacttacttgctgagcat is a window of Triticum dicoccoides isolate Atlit2015 ecotype Zavitan chromosome 2B, WEW_v2.0, whole genome shotgun sequence DNA encoding:
- the LOC119361584 gene encoding putative F-box protein At5g60060, translating into MFTSTVVAPRLPNADGDPWSCRKYLVAAPGGRLMVVLEDSKEITDEYYGRLRTCSFKVQILDADGEQWKETDDIGDAALFVGVNSSMCVSTREHPEIRAGCVYYTENDVGPCNDAYDQSGVGVFNLKDGRAEKVQGLGQHRNWPPPAWFIPSFQ